A portion of the Cololabis saira isolate AMF1-May2022 chromosome 17, fColSai1.1, whole genome shotgun sequence genome contains these proteins:
- the LOC133463636 gene encoding transmembrane protein 121 — protein MVPPPPTNKPHVCLSTIIIMSSMALIDAYLVEQNHGPRKIGICIMVMVGDICFLIVLRYVAVWVGAEVRTAKRGYAMILWFLYIFVLEIKVYFVYQNYKADRKSLDALARKALTLLLSICIPVLFVVLVAIDHMEYVRAFKKREEIRNRLFWVVVDLLDILDIQANLWEPQKKGLPLWAEGLMFFYCYILLLVLPCVSLSEISMQGINIVPHKMLLYPILSLVTINVITLFIRGGNMILYRDARVSGILIGKNILAIILKTCSFVQYRRQLQNAPPAFGVELQKNSVAHARPAPTPPQVVSQDQTPLPEVTTCEHT, from the coding sequence ATGgtacccccaccccccaccaacAAGCCCCATGTGTGCCTCTCCACCATTATCATCATGAGCAGTATGGCGCTGATTGATGCCTACCTGGTCGAGCAGAACCACGGACCCCGCAAGATTGGCATCTGCATCATGGTGATGGTGGGAGACATCTGCTTCCTCATCGTGTTGCGCTACGTGGCAGTGTGGGTGGGCGCTGAGGTGCGCACAGCTAAACGAGGCTATGCCATGATCCTCTGGTTCCTCTACATCTTTGTGCTGGAGATCAAGGTCTACTTCGTGTATCAAAACTACAAAGCAGACAGGAAGAGCTTGGATGCACTCGCAAGGAAAGCGTTGACACTGCTGCTGTCCATCTGCATCCCGGTGTTGTTTGTGGTGCTTGTAGCTATCGACCACATGGAATACGTGCGCGCCTTCAAAAAGCGGGAGGAGATCCGTAATCGTCTGTTCTGGGTAGTGGTGGACTTACTGGACATACTGGACATCCAAGCAAACCTGTGGGAGCCTCAAAAGAAAGGGTTGCCCCTGTGGGCGGAAGGCCTGATGTTCTTCTACTGCTACATCTTGCTGCTTGTGCTTCCTTGTGTGTCCTTGAGCGAGATCAGCATGCAGGGCATCAACATAGTGCCCCACAAGATGCTGTTGTACCCCATTCTCAGCCTGGTGACCATCAACGTTATCACACTCTTCATCCGCGGGGGAAACATGATCCTGTACAGAGATGCCAGGGTGTCCGGCATCCTGATCGGAAAGAACATACTGGCCATCATCCTAAAGACCTGCAGCTTTGTGCAGTACAGGAGACAGTTGCAGAACGCTCCTCCTGCCTTCGGAGTGGAGCTGCAGAAAAACTCGGTGGCTCATGCTCGCCCTGCCCCCACACCTCCTCAAGTGGTCTCACAGGACCAGACGCCGCTCCCCGAAGTAACCACATGTGAACACACATGA